A DNA window from Maribellus comscasis contains the following coding sequences:
- a CDS encoding chorismate-binding protein, which translates to MSRTKTSVKTIGETISLCLQNNLTFAAYRLPNQTRPKLMVQKNLETEEIEALSNINELRGFLIAPFLHSEDNRMFIISPDYFLDGETQKKQFDEISRIKHGGSEEVENLLPYEVSMEEYLGQIENITRLIKNNEVQKVVLSRAKIVNYDLSEKIQEIFSKLCDRFSNAFIYVFKARDQIWMGATPEPFAFFENNIFHTSSVAGTKEDKKKYQLLENWGSKEKQEQQYVSDYIDSVLNENHWENIEHNGPYVKKAGNLLHLRTDFTSVAGAMNGNLGYLIYNLHPTPAICGFPKDKALEIIQSIEKHNREYYSGFLGPVGMENPVSLFVNLRCMKIVGSQIVLYSGGGLTIDSHPVDEWYETEIKAGTLLSVIYDSK; encoded by the coding sequence ATGAGCAGGACAAAAACATCAGTTAAAACTATCGGGGAAACAATCTCGCTGTGTCTGCAAAATAACCTGACATTTGCAGCTTACCGGCTGCCAAATCAGACAAGACCGAAACTGATGGTGCAAAAAAATCTTGAAACAGAAGAGATTGAAGCACTTTCGAATATCAATGAATTAAGGGGATTCTTAATTGCTCCGTTTTTACACTCGGAAGATAACCGGATGTTTATAATATCACCTGATTATTTTTTAGATGGGGAGACACAAAAAAAGCAATTTGATGAAATATCTCGAATTAAACATGGGGGAAGTGAAGAGGTCGAAAATTTGCTTCCTTACGAAGTGTCAATGGAAGAATATCTCGGACAAATTGAAAATATAACACGTTTAATAAAAAATAACGAAGTTCAGAAAGTAGTTTTAAGTCGGGCAAAGATTGTGAATTATGATTTGAGCGAAAAAATTCAGGAAATATTTTCCAAGCTATGCGACAGGTTTTCAAATGCATTCATATACGTATTTAAAGCCCGGGATCAAATATGGATGGGAGCAACTCCCGAGCCTTTTGCCTTTTTTGAAAATAACATTTTTCATACGTCGTCGGTGGCGGGAACAAAAGAGGATAAAAAGAAATATCAGTTGCTTGAGAATTGGGGAAGCAAGGAGAAGCAGGAGCAGCAGTATGTTTCCGATTATATCGACAGTGTTTTAAACGAGAATCATTGGGAGAATATAGAACACAATGGGCCCTATGTAAAGAAGGCCGGAAACCTGTTACATTTAAGAACTGACTTTACCTCTGTGGCAGGGGCGATGAATGGTAACCTTGGCTACTTGATTTATAACCTGCATCCGACGCCTGCAATTTGCGGATTTCCTAAAGATAAAGCACTGGAAATCATACAGTCGATTGAAAAACATAACCGTGAATATTACAGTGGATTTCTTGGCCCGGTGGGAATGGAGAATCCCGTTTCTTTGTTTGTAAATTTGCGTTGTATGAAAATTGTCGGTTCTCAGATAGTGTTATATTCAGGTGGCGGTTTGACAATCGATTCTCACCCCGTCGACGAGTGGTATGAGACCGAAATAAAAGCGGGGACTTTACTTTCGGTTATTTATGACAGTAAATAA
- a CDS encoding sigma-54-dependent transcriptional regulator — protein MTKGKLLIVDDNKSILSALEILLQDDFEEVKAIASPNQLPSLIENGAYDLVLLDMNFSAGVNTGNEGLYWLSRIQELRPDMEVVLFTAYGDVELAVKALKKGASDFVLKPWDNEKLRTTLRNVYKLQQSKKEIKQLKRRESALKSEMSKEKHFIIARSPQMLKILNLVRRVARTDANVLITGDNGTGKELIARELHRHSKRAEEIIVNVDMGAISETLFESELFGHKKGSFTDAREDRTGKIENATGGTLFLDEIGNLPVHLQPKLLAALQNRTVTPIGSNKPVPVDIRLVCATNQNLEEMVADGTFREDLLYRINTIHIEIPPLRERKEDVVAIAEYFLKIYCNKYRKGCYKISDAGLSKLASYQWPGNVRELQHTIEKAVILSDKNELTPDDFFFKPVMHSTGDVFDGTIEEMEQKMISKVLQKSSSNLSAAADQLGITRQTLYNKMKKYNL, from the coding sequence ATGACCAAAGGAAAATTACTGATAGTTGACGACAACAAAAGTATTTTAAGTGCACTTGAAATATTGTTGCAGGATGACTTTGAAGAAGTTAAAGCCATCGCCAGTCCAAATCAACTTCCGTCCTTAATTGAAAACGGTGCCTACGATTTGGTTCTGCTTGACATGAATTTTTCAGCCGGAGTAAATACAGGTAACGAAGGTTTATACTGGTTGTCACGAATTCAGGAGTTGAGACCCGATATGGAAGTGGTTTTATTTACTGCATACGGCGACGTGGAATTGGCCGTGAAAGCGCTCAAAAAAGGGGCTTCCGATTTTGTCCTTAAACCCTGGGACAATGAAAAATTAAGAACAACACTTCGGAATGTATACAAACTTCAGCAATCGAAAAAAGAGATAAAACAACTGAAAAGACGGGAAAGCGCTTTGAAAAGCGAAATGAGCAAGGAGAAGCATTTTATTATTGCCCGGTCGCCACAAATGCTGAAGATTTTAAATCTTGTCCGCCGGGTAGCCCGAACCGATGCCAATGTATTAATTACCGGAGATAACGGAACCGGAAAAGAATTGATTGCCCGTGAACTACATCGCCATTCAAAACGAGCGGAAGAAATTATCGTGAATGTAGATATGGGCGCTATTAGTGAAACCCTTTTTGAAAGCGAACTTTTTGGTCATAAAAAGGGATCATTTACAGATGCCCGCGAAGACCGGACCGGAAAAATAGAAAATGCAACTGGCGGTACCTTGTTTTTAGACGAAATAGGGAATTTGCCGGTTCACCTTCAGCCAAAATTACTGGCTGCTTTACAAAATCGTACAGTAACTCCAATAGGAAGTAACAAACCTGTTCCGGTAGATATCCGGTTGGTTTGTGCAACCAACCAGAATCTTGAAGAAATGGTGGCCGATGGCACATTCAGAGAAGATTTGCTTTACCGGATAAATACAATTCATATAGAAATTCCACCCTTGCGCGAACGAAAAGAAGATGTGGTTGCCATTGCAGAATACTTTCTTAAAATATATTGCAACAAATACCGTAAAGGCTGCTATAAAATTTCGGATGCCGGACTTTCAAAACTGGCCAGTTACCAGTGGCCTGGTAATGTTCGCGAGCTGCAGCATACCATTGAAAAAGCCGTCATTTTATCCGATAAAAATGAACTGACACCCGATGATTTCTTTTTTAAGCCGGTGATGCACAGTACAGGTGATGTTTTTGATGGAACCATTGAAGAAATGGAACAGAAAATGATTTCAAAAGTATTACAAAAAAGCAGTTCGAATTTATCGGCCGCAGCGGATCAGCTTGGAATTACAAGGCAGACACTGTACAATAAAATGAAAAAATATAACCTGTAA
- a CDS encoding PaaI family thioesterase, giving the protein MDEIKALNEFCAQSMIGLLGIKFTRFSSDNIEASMPVNSNTIQPNGFLHGGASLALAETLAGAGSYLMVDREKFNVFGLQVSGNHISSVKEGILQANAQIIHKGKTTHVWEVKITDENHKLISTVRVTNIIADKKKEEV; this is encoded by the coding sequence ATGGATGAGATTAAAGCATTAAACGAATTTTGTGCTCAATCGATGATTGGACTGCTTGGTATCAAATTTACCCGTTTCTCTTCGGATAATATTGAGGCCAGCATGCCGGTAAATAGTAATACGATTCAGCCCAACGGCTTTTTGCATGGGGGAGCTTCTCTGGCTCTTGCAGAAACTCTTGCGGGAGCAGGGTCTTATCTGATGGTTGACCGCGAAAAATTTAATGTTTTCGGACTTCAGGTTTCGGGGAATCATATATCATCCGTTAAGGAAGGAATATTACAGGCTAACGCGCAAATTATTCATAAAGGAAAAACAACCCATGTTTGGGAAGTAAAAATTACCGACGAAAACCATAAACTTATCTCTACTGTAAGGGTTACTAATATAATAGCTGATAAAAAGAAAGAAGAAGTTTAA
- a CDS encoding sensor histidine kinase yields the protein MVSQNLNRRIIFRVLLLAATAVMLGWLIFAEHVYVLVSFVFFVFVIEVAELINFLNRTNRKIAYFFDAIRNDDSTLNFPVNTGNKALDDLNASLNKVNELIKNIKFELREQEQYFKTILEHVSIGIITYNEKGTIFLANSAAKELLGHEHLTHINQILRLDQKLFSALKELQPGDRKLVNFNSKNGAIQLSLKSTLFKTTQENFQLVAIQDIKNELEIKELESWIKLIRVLTHEIMNTVAPITSLSETILGYFKKLDNTPPTEKVIQNTMKGLEIINERGNGLIGFVETYRKLTRIPRPEKKTIHVGEFIDNTVTLINVEPVGENIKITREIDPEDLEISADKKQISQVLINLIKNALEALKDTADGKIKIKAGINENGRAQITVTDNGPGIPDDLADKIFIPFFTTKESGSGIGLSLSRQVMQLHGGALKLESHTKNTSFTIVF from the coding sequence ATGGTCAGCCAGAATTTAAATAGGAGAATTATTTTCAGGGTTCTTTTGCTGGCGGCGACAGCTGTAATGCTTGGGTGGTTGATTTTTGCAGAACATGTTTATGTTTTGGTAAGTTTTGTCTTTTTTGTTTTTGTTATTGAAGTTGCCGAACTGATTAATTTTTTAAACCGTACCAACCGCAAAATAGCGTATTTCTTCGATGCCATAAGAAACGATGATTCAACTCTGAATTTTCCGGTAAATACAGGTAATAAAGCATTGGATGATTTAAATGCCAGCTTGAACAAGGTAAATGAATTGATAAAAAATATAAAGTTTGAATTGCGTGAACAGGAACAGTATTTTAAAACGATACTTGAACATGTTTCCATCGGGATTATTACCTATAATGAAAAGGGAACTATTTTTCTGGCCAATTCTGCGGCAAAAGAGTTACTGGGGCACGAACATCTGACCCACATTAACCAGATTTTAAGACTCGATCAAAAATTATTTTCAGCCTTAAAAGAGTTGCAGCCCGGCGATCGGAAGCTGGTAAACTTTAACAGTAAAAACGGAGCGATTCAACTTTCTTTAAAATCAACACTTTTTAAAACTACTCAGGAGAATTTTCAATTGGTTGCTATTCAGGATATCAAAAATGAACTGGAGATAAAAGAATTGGAATCATGGATCAAGTTGATTCGTGTTTTAACACATGAAATAATGAATACCGTGGCACCAATTACTTCCCTTTCAGAAACAATACTGGGTTATTTCAAAAAACTTGATAATACTCCTCCCACCGAAAAAGTCATTCAAAATACAATGAAAGGGCTGGAAATAATTAATGAGCGAGGAAACGGGCTGATTGGATTTGTGGAAACTTACCGAAAACTGACAAGAATTCCACGCCCCGAGAAAAAGACAATTCATGTTGGAGAATTTATTGATAATACGGTCACTCTTATTAACGTAGAGCCCGTTGGAGAAAACATTAAAATTACCAGGGAGATTGATCCTGAAGATCTGGAAATATCAGCGGATAAAAAACAAATATCCCAGGTACTGATAAATCTGATAAAAAATGCACTTGAAGCCCTAAAGGATACCGCCGACGGGAAAATAAAAATCAAAGCGGGAATCAATGAAAACGGGCGCGCTCAAATTACAGTCACCGACAACGGACCGGGAATTCCGGATGATTTAGCGGATAAAATTTTTATTCCTTTTTTTACTACAAAAGAGTCTGGCTCAGGAATTGGGCTAAGTCTTTCACGGCAGGTAATGCAACTCCATGGCGGTGCTCTAAAATTAGAATCACACACCAAAAATACATCGTTTACCATTGTCTTTTAA
- the menD gene encoding 2-succinyl-5-enolpyruvyl-6-hydroxy-3-cyclohexene-1-carboxylic-acid synthase: protein MAQKLQHITDLAEILFAHGVEDVVISPGSRNAPLIWAFYKRFGEKCRSLVDERSAGYFALGQSLITRKPSVLVSTSGTAILNYAPAIAEAFYQQVPLLVLTADRPAEWIGQQDNQAIQQENIFQNYIKASYSFPVESSNSDDLWMAYRTINEAFYKTTSGNPGPVHINVPLREPLYENLPEPTENIPVLQKEKPESMLPANSLLRKDWQKAGAIILVCGQLSPDKNLKETVNKLAADSRVVVVAEPLANLDNEIGLTNPEVILNSKTQYPKEAIPELAIYFGGQVVSKKIKLFLRELKNTKFWFISPGEQLIDTFQNISGHIQAEPLSVLKSLNAQSTGTDSAFKKFWKKEKQNATFLTEKYNREIAYSDLKVFSQLSETLPDDAIVFAGNSSIVRYLLYFSQKQRRYYSNRGVSGIDGCLSSAAGLASKTEKPVFVIVGDLAFIYDSNALWNRDLPKNLKIILVNNEGGGIFHLLKGPSQNEAFSPLVNAHHPVDFKKLSEAFGLNYNLCESESELKSSIQKSCKDSDKAEILEIRTPNNGEPQITKNFFKFLNANYGKKMDNA from the coding sequence ATGGCGCAAAAACTTCAACATATAACTGACCTGGCAGAAATTCTTTTTGCTCACGGTGTTGAAGATGTGGTTATCTCGCCGGGTTCGCGGAACGCTCCTTTAATTTGGGCTTTTTACAAACGTTTTGGTGAGAAATGCCGGAGTTTGGTTGATGAACGGAGCGCTGGATATTTTGCGCTCGGTCAGTCGTTAATTACAAGGAAACCTTCCGTTTTAGTTTCAACGTCAGGAACGGCCATTTTAAATTATGCGCCGGCAATTGCGGAAGCTTTTTATCAACAGGTTCCGCTTTTGGTTCTCACTGCCGACCGACCTGCAGAGTGGATTGGGCAGCAGGACAACCAGGCCATACAACAGGAAAATATTTTTCAGAACTATATAAAAGCAAGCTATTCGTTTCCGGTGGAATCTTCCAATTCTGATGATCTTTGGATGGCATACCGAACCATAAACGAAGCTTTTTATAAAACGACTTCGGGAAATCCGGGGCCGGTGCATATAAATGTTCCTTTGCGTGAACCTTTGTATGAAAACCTGCCGGAACCCACAGAAAATATTCCCGTACTTCAGAAAGAAAAACCGGAAAGTATGTTGCCTGCAAACAGCTTATTACGGAAAGACTGGCAAAAAGCAGGGGCAATTATATTGGTTTGCGGGCAACTTTCGCCGGACAAGAATTTAAAAGAAACAGTTAACAAATTGGCTGCCGATTCACGTGTTGTTGTCGTTGCGGAACCACTTGCCAATTTGGACAATGAAATTGGATTGACGAATCCGGAAGTTATTTTAAATAGTAAAACTCAATATCCCAAAGAAGCCATTCCTGAATTGGCGATTTATTTTGGCGGGCAGGTGGTTTCAAAAAAAATCAAGCTTTTTCTTCGTGAACTGAAGAATACAAAATTTTGGTTTATTTCACCTGGAGAACAACTGATTGACACGTTTCAAAATATAAGCGGACATATTCAGGCTGAGCCTCTTTCTGTTTTGAAAAGTTTGAATGCTCAATCAACAGGAACCGACAGCGCGTTCAAAAAATTCTGGAAGAAGGAAAAACAGAATGCAACCTTTTTAACTGAAAAATACAATAGAGAAATTGCTTATTCAGATTTGAAAGTTTTCAGTCAGCTTTCGGAAACTTTACCTGATGATGCAATTGTTTTTGCAGGGAACAGCAGCATTGTTCGTTATCTTTTGTATTTCAGCCAAAAGCAGCGAAGGTATTATTCCAATCGCGGAGTTTCCGGAATTGACGGTTGTTTGTCGTCGGCAGCCGGGCTGGCATCAAAAACAGAAAAACCGGTTTTTGTGATTGTTGGCGATTTGGCGTTTATTTACGATTCCAATGCCCTGTGGAATCGAGATCTTCCGAAAAACCTGAAAATTATTTTGGTGAATAATGAAGGAGGTGGAATTTTTCATTTGCTAAAAGGGCCTTCGCAAAACGAAGCATTTTCGCCGCTCGTAAATGCGCATCATCCCGTTGATTTCAAAAAGTTAAGTGAAGCTTTTGGTTTGAATTACAACTTGTGCGAGTCGGAAAGTGAACTTAAATCTTCCATTCAAAAAAGTTGCAAAGACAGCGACAAAGCTGAGATATTGGAAATAAGAACTCCGAACAACGGAGAGCCACAGATAACAAAAAATTTTTTCAAATTTTTAAATGCGAATTATGGAAAGAAAATGGATAACGCTTAA